In Gracilinanus agilis isolate LMUSP501 unplaced genomic scaffold, AgileGrace unplaced_scaffold2498, whole genome shotgun sequence, the genomic stretch GCCAAGGGATCTGCTAACTAACTTCTTCACCAGTATGTGTCAAAAGGCAGGACTCTGACAGCAGGGATTCCCAGATAGGTCCTGACACTGAGGCTTATCTTTCAGCCATTACACTGTACTCTCTGTTGGCCAGCCTATTAGCAACTTAATTTTAGTTATTGTGCTTTTATTTGGAGAACACTATGAGGAGATGAATAATATGTCCTTGACTTGTAAGGAAGGGGTGTGGACAGGGAAGAAGGAATTTGTAGGTCATTTTTCTCCATTCCCTTGTCTAAGTCCAGGTTTGATACAATGGCTACCTTATGATGTTCCTATTCCAGAAACGTGCCTACAAGAGTTATGTCCGGGCCCTGCCACTGCTGAAGAAAATGGGTGTGACTTCCATTGCTCTCCGAAAAAGCATCGGAACCCTTGAAGTGATCTGTGGCATCATCATGACCGTGGTCCCTGGCCGTCCCAAAGATGTCGccaatttcttccttctcttactGGTGTTGGTCGTGCTCTTCTTCCACCAGCTGGTTGGCGATCCCCTCAAGCGTTATGCCCACGCCCTGGTCTTCGGGATCTTGCTCACCTGCCGCCTGCTGATTGCCCGCCAGCCAGAG encodes the following:
- the TMEM35A gene encoding novel acetylcholine receptor chaperone → KRAYKSYVRALPLLKKMGVTSIALRKSIGTLEVICGIIMTVVPGRPKDVANFFLLLLVLVVLFFHQLVGDPLKRYAHALVFGILLTCRLLIARQPEEQLIERKASSRGGEGQAAPHKKVKVKVS